The Etheostoma spectabile isolate EspeVRDwgs_2016 chromosome 4, UIUC_Espe_1.0, whole genome shotgun sequence sequence ctaaacccaacaggacgCAGGTTAACAACTGTAAAATACAGATGAGAAAAAGATGTCTCAGTAATATTTATTGAAACGTGCCTCTTAAACTTTGTCAGCTCCAGGTGAATAGAAATTTGTGTAACACAGCCTGTcagtttttagatttttctgatGTTCTGataagtcaaataaaaaaacaaattatcgTAGCAGTCTGTGGGTTTCCAGACTTCGATAGTATCTCATTATTAATACAGAGCCTGGACGCTGCAGTACGAacacataattaaaaaacaaaaaagcagaaattgatGCAAGATTTGACTCAAGAATTGACTAAAGAACCTTCAGTTTAAAACTAGTATGTCTGTACATCCTATAGCTTTATaaatctttcaaaaacagtgatattcattaatttgacttatatttaaacatatggtgaaatattactttttttccaacttcaaattatatccccaaagcaaaacaaaaaaagaaatgtctctggtttgttcatctcacttcaattttccATCTAGGGGACTGAAAAAGCAATTGATCTTATTATTCCAGTACCAAAAAGGTTAAATTCGGCAGCatcggagcaatcccggaagtgaaacATTGTCGACAGAGTAGTGTCACCAcaactttcacaaaatataatttcagcacagaagtgaaaaaaataaaaataaaaaatgtctgacctcagagtctccagtctacagTGTATACTCTCCAGAAAGCCACAGAGCAGCTTCAATCCAGAATCCTGCAGCTTGTTGTTACTCAGCTCCAGCTCTCTCAAACTGGAGGGGTTGGTCTTCAGAGCTGAGGCCAGAGAAGCACAGCTGACCTCTGACAAACCACAGCCCATCATTCTGGATAAagaaatgcatgtttttattattatttcctttgACATTCTGTTATTGTGGAATGTCAGCAATGGTGTAGATACAAATCAATTAATGATCCAAGCTCAAACAGTTTGCAGCCCGTTTTATCTGCCATCATCAGATCTAAAAAAATGTACGGATATCATCTTTCCTGACTGATGAAACAGCAAAATGAGTATGTGAATGCTAATTTCCTTTCTCAACTTTGTTACTTCACTAATTCCTGAAAGAAAGAACATGTTGCTGGaagttttatttctttgtgcTCAGGCAAACCCAGACAATGTATGAACCAGGTATGTGAAACTAAGTCAAGGTTTTGAAACTGACCTTAGCGTTTCCAGTTTACAGTTGGGACTCTCCAGTCCAGCAGACAGAAGCGTTATTCCTGATTGCTTCAGGTTGTTGTCAGTCAGGTCCAGCTccctcagatgggaggggttggattTCAGAGCAGAGGCCACAACTTCACAGGAAGTATCCGTGATTTCACAGCCAGAAAGTCTGTTAGGGCACATACATTACAAAATATGTAACTATAAAAAGAAGACACTTTATATTTAATTCATGCACTAGATGACAAAACAGTTTGACATATACGGTTTTGATTAACATAGGCTCTCCATGTACCGGTAAGTGGTACAGCTGagcttttatttgtttcacatGAAACAATAATTATGTCTTTTTCATACCTGCAGAcctgtcatttttatttattttgcttgaATCTTAAAAGATGAAGGGTGAGCATAGTAATGTTCAATCTGTCAGTGTGATCTGCTCCCATGTCTGTCTCCACTAAGTTATCATGAGGTCACCTTGATTTGTATGTCTGATAATAAAAGAAGCTGCGCTGAAAGTACTGTGTAATGACAACTTTACTGCATTTACTGGTAACTGTAAAAAGTTAAACTACTAATCTAcactaatttaaaaatgaattacataTGGACTTACACAGCCTTTCTGCAGTTTGTCACAGCTGGAATCAGTCTCTCTCGTCCCCAAAGTGTTGTGGTGTACTGGTGCAGGTCCAACTCATCCAGAACCTCATCCGACAGCTGCAGCATGTAGACCAGAGCTGAGCAGTGGATCTCGGTAAGTTTCTTCTGTGATCTGCTCTTTGACTTCAGGAACTCTAGGATCTCTTGATTTAACAAGGGGTCGTTCATCTCCATCAGACATTGGAagatgttaatgtttttgttagAAAGCATCCCATCACTTTTCATTTCCTTTAGGTTGTTGATGGCTTTCTGGATGGTTTCTGGACTGGTTTCTGTATGACCCAGCAGGCCTCCAAAGAATCTCTGGTTGGACTCCAGACAGAGGCCATGGAGAAAGCGGGCAAACATGTCCATGTGGCCATTTTCACGTTCAAGGCATTTCTTCATTGCTCTTGTAAGGAAGTCATTCAAGGATGGGTAATCAGGATAACTGCCATCCCTGTTGTCATTGTCCCAGTATTTCCCCAGGAAGTCCTTCAGTACCGCCATGTTCCTATTGGTAAAACAGTGGAACACGTAGATTGCAGCCAGAAACTCCTGAATGCTCAGATGAATGAAGTAGTAGGCGATCTTGTCGAACACCACATACTCTTTGTTGAGAAACGCTGTATAAACTTTTGAGTACATCGAGGCCTCTGTCAAATCAAGACCACACCGGTCCAGCTCTTCTTGGTAGAACATGGTGTCTCTTTTCTCCAGCATTTCAAATGCCAGCCTCCCCATCTTCAAAATAACTTCCCAGTCCGCCTCCGTCAGCTTATGTGGGCTTGTCTCCTGTTCTTCATCATTCTTCCGTTTCCTCTGCTTTGTCTGAACCAGAATGAAATGTGAGTACAAGTGAGTCATGGTCGTGGGCGGCTCTTCTTTTTGGTCTTTAGTGAACATGtcctccagaactgtagcagtgatccagctGAAGAGTGGGATCAGACACATGACGCTGAGTTTCTTGGATGCCCTGACATGTGAGATAATTCTACTGGCCATCTCTTCGTCGTCAACTTTCCTCCTGAAGTACTCATCCTTCTTGCTCTCAATGAAGCCTCGTACTTCTGTTACCCTGTCAATACACGCAGGAGGGATCTGACCTGCCGTTTCTGGTCGGGAAGTTATCCAGACGAGAGCCGTGGGAAGCAGATTCCCCTGAATTAGGTTTGTCAACAACACGTTGAGTGATGATGTCTGTAAGAGATCAGAAACGACCTCATTGTTCTTAAAATCCAGTAAGATGTTGCTTTCGTCCAGGCCGTCAAAGATGAACATAACTTGACAGTCGTCAAGCTTGTCTGGTTCAATCTCTTCTAATGTGGGATGGAAAAGCTGGAT is a genomic window containing:
- the LOC116688340 gene encoding NACHT, LRR and PYD domains-containing protein 12-like isoform X1, encoding MPLETVSKMKTNQDIPLMFHDVFNSDAPPRIRVVMTKGISGVGKSFAVQKFTLDWADGLENQNVGLMIPLPFRELNLIKDEQYSLVTLIQLFHPTLEEIEPDKLDDCQVMFIFDGLDESNILLDFKNNEVVSDLLQTSSLNVLLTNLIQGNLLPTALVWITSRPETAGQIPPACIDRVTEVRGFIESKKDEYFRRKVDDEEMASRIISHVRASKKLSVMCLIPLFSWITATVLEDMFTKDQKEEPPTTMTHLYSHFILVQTKQRKRKNDEEQETSPHKLTEADWEVILKMGRLAFEMLEKRDTMFYQEELDRCGLDLTEASMYSKVYTAFLNKEYVVFDKIAYYFIHLSIQEFLAAIYVFHCFTNRNMAVLKDFLGKYWDNDNRDGSYPDYPSLNDFLTRAMKKCLERENGHMDMFARFLHGLCLESNQRFFGGLLGHTETSPETIQKAINNLKEMKSDGMLSNKNINIFQCLMEMNDPLLNQEILEFLKSKSRSQKKLTEIHCSALVYMLQLSDEVLDELDLHQYTTTLWGRERLIPAVTNCRKAVLSGCEITDTSCEVVASALKSNPSHLRELDLTDNNLKQSGITLLSAGLESPNCKLETLRMMGCGLSEVSCASLASALKTNPSSLRELELSNNKLQDSGLKLLCGFLESIHCRLETLRLRRCNLSSISCGSLASALKSNGSHLRELDLENNRLQDSGVKLLCDFLKNQHCRLDTLRLWHCGLSEITCASLASALRSNPSSLRDLELSLNKLQDSGLKLLSALVESPRCRLETLRINGKMIRQVASSDEKHKKNDSGVKLHVKTILPEDNRKAPLSFSPEHTTECSYRFRCPGPGVFRCSLTGLVFVMAQEAELLYRTVQWDQSLLKPAGKKAAGPLFNIKCSEDAAILHLRLPHCETKDALLVDGMLSVAHVTDVGMSILEPLEITVTHAVVKVPHLAAFGLVWDFVKRFLNMTQPIEGQVVLFLRPLYEVHQVLDVLLLPDNVLLEEVEKKQRGAEYVTASSNCYLGFGQSYSLHCEPDGFTIQPDSAPFHSKYGPNLHPTFEVFLTTNTEKVTLMVQDQERKVIWKRQVLLKGPRGEIPQRNVPSLDSVPAKDNIPADKKLHTSQIQFLDRVSC
- the LOC116688340 gene encoding NACHT, LRR and PYD domains-containing protein 12-like isoform X2, giving the protein MTKGISGVGKSFAVQKFTLDWADGLENQNVGLMIPLPFRELNLIKDEQYSLVTLIQLFHPTLEEIEPDKLDDCQVMFIFDGLDESNILLDFKNNEVVSDLLQTSSLNVLLTNLIQGNLLPTALVWITSRPETAGQIPPACIDRVTEVRGFIESKKDEYFRRKVDDEEMASRIISHVRASKKLSVMCLIPLFSWITATVLEDMFTKDQKEEPPTTMTHLYSHFILVQTKQRKRKNDEEQETSPHKLTEADWEVILKMGRLAFEMLEKRDTMFYQEELDRCGLDLTEASMYSKVYTAFLNKEYVVFDKIAYYFIHLSIQEFLAAIYVFHCFTNRNMAVLKDFLGKYWDNDNRDGSYPDYPSLNDFLTRAMKKCLERENGHMDMFARFLHGLCLESNQRFFGGLLGHTETSPETIQKAINNLKEMKSDGMLSNKNINIFQCLMEMNDPLLNQEILEFLKSKSRSQKKLTEIHCSALVYMLQLSDEVLDELDLHQYTTTLWGRERLIPAVTNCRKAVLSGCEITDTSCEVVASALKSNPSHLRELDLTDNNLKQSGITLLSAGLESPNCKLETLRMMGCGLSEVSCASLASALKTNPSSLRELELSNNKLQDSGLKLLCGFLESIHCRLETLRLRRCNLSSISCGSLASALKSNGSHLRELDLENNRLQDSGVKLLCDFLKNQHCRLDTLRLWHCGLSEITCASLASALRSNPSSLRDLELSLNKLQDSGLKLLSALVESPRCRLETLRINGKMIRQVASSDEKHKKNDSGVKLHVKTILPEDNRKAPLSFSPEHTTECSYRFRCPGPGVFRCSLTGLVFVMAQEAELLYRTVQWDQSLLKPAGKKAAGPLFNIKCSEDAAILHLRLPHCETKDALLVDGMLSVAHVTDVGMSILEPLEITVTHAVVKVPHLAAFGLVWDFVKRFLNMTQPIEGQVVLFLRPLYEVHQVLDVLLLPDNVLLEEVKRSSFHIDDSHFASLVTNLNQSERKIFRLLLNL
- the LOC116688340 gene encoding NLR family CARD domain-containing protein 3-like isoform X3, with amino-acid sequence MTKGISGVGKSFAVQKFTLDWADGLENQNVGLMIPLPFRELNLIKDEQYSLVTLIQLFHPTLEEIEPDKLDDCQVMFIFDGLDESNILLDFKNNEVVSDLLQTSSLNVLLTNLIQGNLLPTALVWITSRPETAGQIPPACIDRVTEVRGFIESKKDEYFRRKVDDEEMASRIISHVRASKKLSVMCLIPLFSWITATVLEDMFTKDQKEEPPTTMTHLYSHFILVQTKQRKRKNDEEQETSPHKLTEADWEVILKMGRLAFEMLEKRDTMFYQEELDRCGLDLTEASMYSKVYTAFLNKEYVVFDKIAYYFIHLSIQEFLAAIYVFHCFTNRNMAVLKDFLGKYWDNDNRDGSYPDYPSLNDFLTRAMKKCLERENGHMDMFARFLHGLCLESNQRFFGGLLGHTETSPETIQKAINNLKEMKSDGMLSNKNINIFQCLMEMNDPLLNQEILEFLKSKSRSQKKLTEIHCSALVYMLQLSDEVLDELDLHQYTTTLWGRERLIPAVTNCRKAVLSGCEITDTSCEVVASALKSNPSHLRELDLTDNNLKQSGITLLSAGLESPNCKLETLRMMGCGLSEVSCASLASALKTNPSSLRELELSNNKLQDSGLKLLCGFLESIHCRLETLRINGKMIRQVASSDEKHKKNDSGVKLHVKTILPEDNRKAPLSFSPEHTTECSYRFRCPGPGVFRCSLTGLVFVMAQEAELLYRTVQWDQSLLKPAGKKAAGPLFNIKCSEDAAILHLRLPHCETKDALLVDGMLSVAHVTDVGMSILEPLEITVTHAVVKVPHLAAFGLVWDFVKRFLNMTQPIEGQVVLFLRPLYEVHQVLDVLLLPDNVLLEEVEKKQRGAEYVTASSNCYLGFGQSYSLHCEPDGFTIQPDSAPFHSKYGPNLHPTFEVFLTTNTEKVTLMVQDQERKVIWKRQVLLKGPRGEIPQRNVPSLDSVPAKDNIPADKKLHTSQIQFLDRVSC